TGCGCGCCCAGGAAGGTTGCCTTGATAGTGAGCGGTGACAGCTCTTTCAGTCTTTTTATCACGCGAAGCATTTTTAATTCGCTTTCAAGGCTCAGTCCGTAACCGCTTTTAATTTCAACCGCGCAAGTACCCTGTTTCATGATCTCATCGAGACGAATTAACGCGCTTTGGATAAGTTCTTCCTCTGAAGCATTTCTTAATCGTTGCGCCGAATTTAAAATACCGCCACCCCTTTGTGCAATTTGTTCGTAACTAAGGCCATTCAAACGATCAACAAACTCGCCTTCGCGGCTGCCGGCATAAACAATGTGGGTATGCGAATCGCACCAGCCGGGGAGAACCAATTTATCGCTAGCATCGATCACAGTAAGGTTTGTCCAGTCCGATATACCCGGGAAATCTTCCATTGTACCATGATCAGCGATCAAACCATCGTCAATAGCCAGCCAGGCATTATTAATACAAGGAAGGTTTGTCATTTCCGCGCCACAAACCCTGGAACGGTCATTTGCATCAACCTGAACCAGTGTTTTTATATTCTTAATGAGAATGCGCATAAGCCGGATAGAAGACGATAAAGATAAGCATTAAAGGAAGAAGGTTCTATTCTTTGTGGTTGATTAGCTGAGACTTGGAAAACTTTGTCCTTCTTCATTTGGAAAGCCCCGCGTGCATTCCTTATTTTTCCATTCTGTAATAATGAATATCATCAGAGATGCGATCAAAGAAAGCGGTAGCATTGATGGACCAGAACATTCCGTCGTTTGAAAGCGCTTGCCATCTGGATGGCTTAATATTAATAAACGAATACCCTGTTTAATCTTCAAAATCCGTACTTTTGTTTGCATGGCAGGTAATACTTTCGGAATACTTTTTAAGTTGACCACTTTTGGTGAATCGCATGGCGAAGCTTTGGGTGGAATTATTGATGGCTGTCCTTCGGGATTGGCCCTTGATCTTGATTTTATTCAGCACGAACTGGACAGGAGAAGGCCAGGCCAATCTCATATTGTTACCCAGCGCAAAGAAGGCGATAAGGTGGAGTTCCTTTCAGGTAATTTTGAGGGTAAAACCACCGGTACACCAATAGGTTTTATCATCCGGAATGAAAATCAGCGTTCTAAAGATTATGACCATAATGTGGATTCCTATCGTCCATCGCATGCCGACTATACTTATGATGTAAAATACGGGATTCGTGATCATAGAGGCGGAGGACGCTCCTCGGCCCGCGAAACGGTGAGCAGGGTAGTGGCAGGCGCCATCGCGAAATTAATTTTAAAGCAATACGGGATCGCCATAAACGCTTACACTTCGCAGGTAGGCGAAATAAAGCTGATGAAGGATTACCGTAAACTCGATCTGACAAAAACGGACAGCAATATTGTGCGTTGTCCCGATGCGCTGATCGCAGAGACAATGATCAATCGTATTGAACAGGTGCGCAAGGATGGCGATACCATTGGAGGCGTTATTTCATGCGTAGCTACCGGAGTTCCACCCGGACTGGGTGAACCTGTTTTCGATAAGCTGCATGCCGATCTTGGCAAAGCCATGTTAAGTATAAACGCGGTAAAAGGTTTTGAATACGGTTCGGGTTTTGATGGTGTAACTATGAAAGGCTCTGAGCACAACGATCAGTTTGTCGTTTCAAATAAAGAAGTACATACGAAAACAAATCATTCCGGCGGCATACAAGGCGGGATAAGCAATGGCGAGGATATTTATTTCCGTGTCGCTTTTAAACCTGTTGCCACCATTATGAAAAAGCAAACTACCATCAATTCAAAGAAAGAAGAAGTTGAAATGGCAGGCAAGGGTCGCCACGATCCTTGTGTATTGCCCCGCGCGGTACCTATTGTTGAGGCGATGGCGGCTTTGGTATTGGTCGATCATATTTTAAGAAATAAAACGACAAATTTTTAATTACATATTAAGTCATTTTAAAATAAAGGTAGTGCGGTTGCTTACAGGCAAAGCTTCCCACATATTTCGACGGAGTTCAACATGACCCGGCACACAAAAAAACTATAAAATAAATAATCATGAAAAAAGTTCTCAAGTGGACTGGTATCGTCCTTTTAATTTTAATAGTACTGATCATTTCAGCTCCGTTTATTTTTAAGGATAAGATCATCGCGAAGGTGAAAGAGGAGGCCAACAAAAGTCTCAATGCCAAAGTTGATTTCGGTAAGTTCGACCTTACACTCATCAGCAGTTTCCCGAAATTCACATTGTCGATCAATGATGTAAGTATCGCGAATGTCGGGTTGTTTGAAGGTGATACCTTGTTCAGCACAAAAAATCTGACTGTGTCGCTCGACCTGATGAGTGTTATTAAAGGTGAGCAATACAGCATCCGATCAATTGTATTTGATCATCCCCGCATTAACGCACAGGTATTAAAGGATGGTAAGGCGAACTGGGATATAACTAAAGCTGACAGCGCCGCGAAACCGGAAGCAGCTTCTGAACCCGCAAAGTTTAAAATGAAACTAAGCAAGTTTGAAATTAAGGAGGGTTATCTCGTTTATAACGATGCCTCCATGAATTTTAATACTACAATTAAAGGGCTCAATCATACGTTGAGCGGAGATTTTACACAAGACCTGTTTGATCTTCAAACACTCACTTCTATGGAGCAGTTTACCACCACGTATGAAGGAGTTACCTATTTAAACAAAGTGAAAACAAATTTGAAAGCTGATTTGGCTGCCGATATGCCGAATTTTAAGTTCACATTTAAGCAGAACGAAATTGCCCTGAATGAATTATCATTTGGTGTTGACGGTTATTTCGCCATGCCCAAAGACGACATGGACATGGATATTAAATTCAAAGCCAATCAGAGTGAATTCAAAAGTTTTTTGTCGCTCATCCCCGCTGTTTATTCAAAAGATTTCGCCACAGTTAAAACCTCAGGAAAACTTGCATTCGATGGTTTTGTAAAAGGTATTTACAATGATAAGCTAATGCCGGCTTTCGGTGTTCATGTAATGATCAACGATGCTATGTTCCAGTACCCATCATTACCTAAAGCGGTAAAAGATATTACGGTTGATATTAAAGTAGACAACAAAGACGGCAAACCCGACAACACCATTATCGACATACATAAATTCCATGTGGAGATGGCCGGAAACCCTGTTGATGTGAAGATGCATGTTACCACGCCTGTTTCGGATGCTAATATTGATGGATCGATAATTGGTCGTGTTAACCTGGCCAGCCTGAAAGATGTTGTGCCGATGGATAAAGGTGATGAATTGAATGGAAACATCACAGCCGACCTGAAACTGAAAGGCCGTGTTTCAAAACTTGAACAGGGAAAATATGAAGAGTTTGATGCCAAAGGCCAGCTTATTGTGATGGATGTAAATTACAAGAGTGAAAAAGATAATTACGATGTATTGTTGAAATCAATGACACTCAACTTCTCACCAAAGTTTGTTGAATTGGCCGGCTTTGACGCGAAGATGGGCAAGAGTGATATTAAGGCCGATGGCCGCATTGATAACCTTCTGCAATATGTATTTAAAGAACAATTGTTAACGGGTACATTTAACATGAAATCGAGCCTGATGGACCTGAACCAGTTCATGACCGGTTCAACCGAGGGGCAAACACCAACTCCGGCGGATACCGCTTCAATGTCGGTTATACCGGTTCCGGCCAATATTGATTTTACTTTAACTACCAGTATCGGCAAATTGCTTTATACCAACCTCGAGTTATCCGACATTGAGGGAAAAGTGGTTATCAAAGATTCAAGGATCGATCTGCAAAATCTGAAAATGAATACTACAACCATTGAGGGATCAATGGCACTCAGCGGTTATTACGATACAAAGGATGTGAACAAACCCAACATTAATTTTAAGATCGACGCGAAAGATCTGAATGTAGAGAAAACCTTCAAAACATTTAATACCGTTCAAAAGCTGGCACCTGTTGGTAAATATGCCAATGGTAAATTCTCCACCCAGCTTGATTTTATTGCCGCCCTCGATAAAAAAATGATGCCGGTAATGAACACACTTACAGGCGGAGGCAAATTGCAAACCAAAGCTGTTAAAGTGGAAGGCTTCGGGCCGATGAATAAACTGGCCGATGCCCTGAAGATGGAAAAATTTAAAAAGGCCGATTTCAGTGATCTCGATCTGAGTTTCCGTTTTGAGGATGGCCGTGTAAAAGTTGATCCCTTTGATTTTAAACTGGGTGATGTAAAAGGAAAGATAGGAGGGTCGAACGGGTTCGACCAGACTATTGATTATATCTGGGATCTGCAAATGCCGCGTTCGGCTTTAGGTTCACAGGCTAATAGCGTAATAAGCGGTTTGGTTTCGCAGGCCAACAGCAAAGGAGCTGACTTAAGTGTGGGCGACAACATCAGTCTGAAAGCCTTGTTTGGCGGCACTGTAATGAACCCTACTGTTAAAACCAGCTTGAAGGATGCCGCAGGCAATGTAAAGGAAGATCTGAAAGCCAAAGTCACAGAAGAAATTGACAAGAAAAAGAAAGAGCTGGAAGACAAAGCCAAAGCCGAAGCCGACCGTTTGAAAAAGGAAGCCGAAGATAAAGCCAAAGCCGAAGCCGACCGTCTGAAAAAGGAAGCGGAAGATGCCGCAAACAAGGCTGCCGATGAGGCGAAAAAAAAGGCCGCTGATGAAGCGAAGAAAAAGTTGAAGGGTTTGTTTGGGAAGTAGAGGGGTGACCATTTCTCCTTCATGCTTATGATTTAAACACGTTTACGAAACAGTAATGAGTAAAAATTGGTTTATGAATCAGATTAATGCAGATACTTCTATCTGATAATTAATTTTTGCTTATAAATAGAATTATCCGATGTCGCAGATATAATATACACTCCCGGAGAAAGCGTATTTGAAGGATCGATAGCCGTGACCTGTCCGCTGTTATTGTTGTCCACTACAATAACTTTGGATAAGACCTGTCTTCCCATTGCGTCATTCACTACCACCAGAATGGGGTGGCCATCCTCAATAACTCCTGCTAAATTCAGATAAACGCTTGTGTTTGGATAAACTGGGTTAGGGAACAAGCTAAAATAAAACGTGTCTTTAAAATTTACGGCAACCGATACCGAATATTGATATGCACCATCATAATCAGTTTGTTTTAATCTGTAATATTGAATGCCAATAACTGGTTCCATATCAAATTTTTCATAGTTCAGTATTTGTGATGAATTTCCGGCACCTTTAGTTGTTCCGATAATTTTCCAGTCGATGCCATCTATTGATCTTTCAATTGTAAAATAGTCGTTGTTTGTTTCCGTTGAGGTTGTCCAGTTTAATTGTGTATACCTGTTATCAACAGCTTTGGCTGTAAAGTTGATCAGTTCTACCGGCAAAGGATTGTCGCTTGCATCACCTGATTCATCTGTAGCTAAAGTAAACGGACTGAACGAAGTCACAGTACTACTTGTTTGCAGGGTTCCTGCGGTTGTATTGCCGCTCACGTTAAGTGCACCCAGGTTTATCCACTTTGTTCCATCCCATTTTGCTACTCTTAGTAAAGACAGCGTTGCAACTCCACCGCTTCGCGGTGAATCCCAATAAAGCTTTGGGGTGATATTTGAAGCGCCGTTTGTCCGGTCCAATATCCAATATTCAGCACTGCTTACGTGATTTATTGTAACTTCTTTAAGCGTTCTGGTATAAGGAACATTAGGACTTTTATTGAAGTATTGAGCTGTAAAATGATCAGTAGTAAGAGATGGCATGGAAATTTCGATTGGTCCATATTTGGTAGTAGTAATGTAATCTCCTGTAGGGTATACAAATATATCATCACCTATCTTTCTCACCTTACCATCAACGAATGAATTGTCACTGGCCCCGCTTGTTGTGGCATCATCATTAAATATTGTAAGTTTTGTTGTTGGGTTGGCGGTAACTACACCATCTGTAAACGTGCCTGAGTGAGTAATGACCATATCCGATGCTATTGTAACAGAACCATTTGCTACAGTTGGCGTAACTGTATTATTAAAAGTAATATCATAATAGGTTTCGGTTCCTGCACCTGCTGCACCCGCGCTCATAGTTTGAAGGGCCGATCCATTATATGTGACCATGCCGAGCCGCTCGGTAAAGCTACCAAGGTCGGTCCAGTTACCCGCCAGCGTAATTGAATAATTAAAAGCAGTTACATCCATTACATTACTCGGATCGATCAATAAATTTCCACGTATTACAGTATTTGCATTTAATACTTTGGTTGCAGCTGCTGCCGGAGAATTGCTACATGTTAAATGAGAATAACTGGCGGTACCTGCACCAAAGAGGCCTTGTATGGTTTGGTTCAAGCCGGCATTATAAACGACCGTTGAAGGATGAGTGAAGTCGACCAATGCGGCAGTGTAATTTACAGGAAACAAAGTAGCAGTACCCGCAGAACCCAGCGTAAACTGGCTATTGGCTTCCATTATGGTAGCATTCGGACCGGCAGCATCGTAACTGATCTGGAAACCAGCGTCATAAAAGTTTACATAAGATGCCATATATATGGAAGTATTGACAGTAACAATTTCAGTAAGTGTTTTCGTTCTTAAAGTTGTTCCTGAAACAGTTACTCCGGGTAAAAATCTAACGAGGTAGAGGTTTCCGTAATCGGGTACACCCGAAACTGTTTGATTGGCTTCTGCACCAAAGTAAACGGTACTTGTCGGATCGAGAGAAATATTTGCTACAACATAACTGGTTGGAAACAGTGTTGCCGATGAACCACTTCCAAGGAACAGCCTCGATCCGGAGGACATAATAAACGTGTTGGCCGCATTGCCCGTGATCTGATATCCTCCATCATAATGGAACCCCGACGTATTTAAATAATTATGAGTAATAGTGATGGTCGTATTATCAAGCACCCAACTGCTTTGTGTAGTGCCGTTTGCCCTGAGTATGATAAGGTCATAGAAAGATGATTGTGTGTCGATGTTTTGATCCAGTGGATTTTGTGCCGCGGCACCGTCGAAAACTACTTTTCCTGTACCACATAAAAAGTTGGTTTTAACATTAAAGTCACCCTCAAGGTTTATAGTTGTCGCATTTGCATGAACAGTTCCGTTAAGCATTATAAAATCTGCGTAATATCCGTATCCTGCCTGGCAATTAATGTTTGTATTATCAGCAAGCGTCCAATCTCCTGAGGAATTATCAAAAACCATAGGGCCGTAGAACTGTTGTGTATTACTTGTTATTGTTTTAGCGGTGCCGGCATTAAAATAGAATACACCCTCGTAATTATTTGTCATGTTTGCCACTAAAGTAACATTACCCGAAACAAAGAATGTTCTTCTGAATGAACTGGAAATACCATTATCAAAAAAACTTCCGGCAGTAGCTCCGGTGCAATTAAGATCGTTTATATAAGTATATACCTGATCAATGTCACAGGTTTTGTTAGTTACAGATGTAAATGAATTCACGTCAAATAATGCGTTATCCTGGGGACTTGGAACGCATTGGTTTGTGCCCGTATAACTGCCAGAAACTAACGACCAGTTATCCGGATTTGACCAGTTATTATTATTTCCGGTGGAGTAGGTTCCTGTTTTGGTGTTGCCTGCAGTTCCTCCAACCCAATAATACGATACCGCTCCAGGCGAGGCATTAAATGTTATTCCGGTATTATTACCCTGATTTATACCGGAATTAACTGTAAAGTTTGCACTTGTAATATTCAGGTCCTTACACTGTACATAGTTTATACTTGGTGCATTTGTGAAAGCTATCTTAGCAGCAGTTCCCGGCGTGTAACTGCGAATTATGCTCCATCCGTTACAACTGCCAACATAAGTAAGTCTTCCAATGGTATGTGTGCTGGTTCCGCTCGCGCCAAACTGGATTGTGCTTTTGGTGTTCATAATAAATTCATTGATACTGCTTGTTCCTGCAGTGGTAGCCGGTAAAATCGAAACAAAAGAGTTGGTTCCGGCAACAAGGCTGTCAAGAGCAAGGGTGCATGCCTGTTCATTACCTATTGTTAAGGTCGAACCCGTTCCTGTTGTTATAGTTCCGGAGCATGTAACTGTATTCGCAGTTGCAGTTGTTGCGAAAGTGGCAATGGTATTAGCCGAGGTAATTATGTTACCGGAAAATGTAGCTGTTTTGTAAAGCGTAAAAGTGTAATTATCTTTTAATCCATACGTAATACCGGTTGCATTATTAATATATATATTTCCCAGAATTCGTATCTCATCCATTGCCCTTGTAACAACACTACCCGATGGAAGCCCGAATACAGGCTCGGGGCCAAGACCTACTGTAAAACTACTCATCAACCGGACTTTTGAATAAAAGATTGAAGTTTTACCCCCAGGTGATTTGTATGATGTAGGTGTGGCAGCAGTTGCTGATCTGCTTTGTAT
The DNA window shown above is from Bacteroidota bacterium and carries:
- a CDS encoding T9SS type A sorting domain-containing protein codes for the protein MFKNTTPVLFAFIIPTLSFAQPANDNFANATDITSIINGCSANAAYTTVNATADQAAGTCAANGPNYNVWFKFTATATTYIGIQLQTGGALGSLQYDWVTLWDGSLNQLSCSGYNGQQYGTQHASYLGLTPGATYYISADNYVGAGYRGTFKLCLSDVIDYNFKEGATDLTSIINGCSSDAAYTTYGASGDRSAGSCAPNGPNYNRWFKFTATSTTFMKIQAITGGSAGSMQYGWVTLWDASLNQLSCSPYIGQQYGTHQASYLGLTPGSIYYISVENYVGLGYRGTFKMCLSDAVDYDYKVAAVDVTSLINGCSADAAYTTIGATADQTTGSCSPNGPNYNRWFKFTATASTFIRVQAITGGSAGSMQFGWVTLWNSSLTQIACSPYIGQQYGTHEASYLGLTPGATYYVSVDNYAGFGYRGTFKLCLNDAVDYDYKVAAIDVTALINGCSADAAYSTIGATADQAAGTCAANGPNYNRWFKFTATASTFISIQVKTGGSYGSMQFDWLTLWNSSLTQVACAAYNGQQYGTQEISYLGLTPGATYYISVDNYAGLGYRGTFKLCLNDVVDYNYKEGAIDVSSLINTASANAAYTTIAATPDRSAGTCAANGPNYNRWFKFTATATTFMEVGVLTGGTAGSMQFDWVTLWNSSLTQLACSPYVGQQYGLQVASYTGLTPGATYYISVDNYVGLGYRGTFKLGLRDGSGVNYYWVGNGGNWNDMNHWASTSGGAGGAYYSPPSALDNVYFDANSFSSAGQTVTINVNATCKNLNLTGVLNNPTVAGSNTYSFTCSGSWTWATASLTFAGNVTFNGTGLLTLTTAGQTFNGNVTFNSAGGTYTVQDFLYATNPTYGQIGLQNGTLNTNGKPVSCRVLNCNIVDNVRTLDLGASRVDISGSGTACDFRGNTANFTLSSTAASQIYLNYAGAATITMEVGSKAKTIPNINVFYCTGRIQITSGSVATTSERITFRDITTQDVSPLDTAAFLYIDNSSVNTNQKTFGNITSSRFVSISGANGTTWGAADIMQFTGTVKVGDFQIYGDYAEVTGSFIQSRSATAATPTSYKSPGGKTSIFYSKVRLMSSFTVGLGPEPVFGLPSGSVVTRAMDEIRILGNIYINNATGITYGLKDNYTFTLYKTATFSGNIITSANTIATFATTATANTVTCSGTITTGTGSTLTIGNEQACTLALDSLVAGTNSFVSILPATTAGTSSINEFIMNTKSTIQFGASGTSTHTIGRLTYVGSCNGWSIIRSYTPGTAAKIAFTNAPSINYVQCKDLNITSANFTVNSGINQGNNTGITFNASPGAVSYYWVGGTAGNTKTGTYSTGNNNNWSNPDNWSLVSGSYTGTNQCVPSPQDNALFDVNSFTSVTNKTCDIDQVYTYINDLNCTGATAGSFFDNGISSSFRRTFFVSGNVTLVANMTNNYEGVFYFNAGTAKTITSNTQQFYGPMVFDNSSGDWTLADNTNINCQAGYGYYADFIMLNGTVHANATTINLEGDFNVKTNFLCGTGKVVFDGAAAQNPLDQNIDTQSSFYDLIILRANGTTQSSWVLDNTTITITHNYLNTSGFHYDGGYQITGNAANTFIMSSGSRLFLGSGSSATLFPTSYVVANISLDPTSTVYFGAEANQTVSGVPDYGNLYLVRFLPGVTVSGTTLRTKTLTEIVTVNTSIYMASYVNFYDAGFQISYDAAGPNATIMEANSQFTLGSAGTATLFPVNYTAALVDFTHPSTVVYNAGLNQTIQGLFGAGTASYSHLTCSNSPAAAATKVLNANTVIRGNLLIDPSNVMDVTAFNYSITLAGNWTDLGSFTERLGMVTYNGSALQTMSAGAAGAGTETYYDITFNNTVTPTVANGSVTIASDMVITHSGTFTDGVVTANPTTKLTIFNDDATTSGASDNSFVDGKVRKIGDDIFVYPTGDYITTTKYGPIEISMPSLTTDHFTAQYFNKSPNVPYTRTLKEVTINHVSSAEYWILDRTNGASNITPKLYWDSPRSGGVATLSLLRVAKWDGTKWINLGALNVSGNTTAGTLQTSSTVTSFSPFTLATDESGDASDNPLPVELINFTAKAVDNRYTQLNWTTSTETNNDYFTIERSIDGIDWKIIGTTKGAGNSSQILNYEKFDMEPVIGIQYYRLKQTDYDGAYQYSVSVAVNFKDTFYFSLFPNPVYPNTSVYLNLAGVIEDGHPILVVVNDAMGRQVLSKVIVVDNNNSGQVTAIDPSNTLSPGVYIISATSDNSIYKQKLIIR
- the aroC gene encoding chorismate synthase translates to MAGNTFGILFKLTTFGESHGEALGGIIDGCPSGLALDLDFIQHELDRRRPGQSHIVTQRKEGDKVEFLSGNFEGKTTGTPIGFIIRNENQRSKDYDHNVDSYRPSHADYTYDVKYGIRDHRGGGRSSARETVSRVVAGAIAKLILKQYGIAINAYTSQVGEIKLMKDYRKLDLTKTDSNIVRCPDALIAETMINRIEQVRKDGDTIGGVISCVATGVPPGLGEPVFDKLHADLGKAMLSINAVKGFEYGSGFDGVTMKGSEHNDQFVVSNKEVHTKTNHSGGIQGGISNGEDIYFRVAFKPVATIMKKQTTINSKKEEVEMAGKGRHDPCVLPRAVPIVEAMAALVLVDHILRNKTTNF
- a CDS encoding AsmA family protein, which codes for MKKVLKWTGIVLLILIVLIISAPFIFKDKIIAKVKEEANKSLNAKVDFGKFDLTLISSFPKFTLSINDVSIANVGLFEGDTLFSTKNLTVSLDLMSVIKGEQYSIRSIVFDHPRINAQVLKDGKANWDITKADSAAKPEAASEPAKFKMKLSKFEIKEGYLVYNDASMNFNTTIKGLNHTLSGDFTQDLFDLQTLTSMEQFTTTYEGVTYLNKVKTNLKADLAADMPNFKFTFKQNEIALNELSFGVDGYFAMPKDDMDMDIKFKANQSEFKSFLSLIPAVYSKDFATVKTSGKLAFDGFVKGIYNDKLMPAFGVHVMINDAMFQYPSLPKAVKDITVDIKVDNKDGKPDNTIIDIHKFHVEMAGNPVDVKMHVTTPVSDANIDGSIIGRVNLASLKDVVPMDKGDELNGNITADLKLKGRVSKLEQGKYEEFDAKGQLIVMDVNYKSEKDNYDVLLKSMTLNFSPKFVELAGFDAKMGKSDIKADGRIDNLLQYVFKEQLLTGTFNMKSSLMDLNQFMTGSTEGQTPTPADTASMSVIPVPANIDFTLTTSIGKLLYTNLELSDIEGKVVIKDSRIDLQNLKMNTTTIEGSMALSGYYDTKDVNKPNINFKIDAKDLNVEKTFKTFNTVQKLAPVGKYANGKFSTQLDFIAALDKKMMPVMNTLTGGGKLQTKAVKVEGFGPMNKLADALKMEKFKKADFSDLDLSFRFEDGRVKVDPFDFKLGDVKGKIGGSNGFDQTIDYIWDLQMPRSALGSQANSVISGLVSQANSKGADLSVGDNISLKALFGGTVMNPTVKTSLKDAAGNVKEDLKAKVTEEIDKKKKELEDKAKAEADRLKKEAEDKAKAEADRLKKEAEDAANKAADEAKKKAADEAKKKLKGLFGK